From Musa acuminata AAA Group cultivar baxijiao chromosome BXJ3-8, Cavendish_Baxijiao_AAA, whole genome shotgun sequence, one genomic window encodes:
- the LOC103996360 gene encoding transcription factor bHLH49 yields the protein MDMNERDECSSEKNEHHLTYSNAGFSSGWQFRNPSVGIVPGDQRGSMEDSFNPSLWKLCESDMPAIAKPVPATSRFDDGWTPSDSSSRGGTFLPSGPPILTPTLSHFPADSAFIKRAARFSCFSAASLGGMATPFGASHLAGAQIHNIDINMAKDASLHDVEPGEAAVPSGVGGGHENADSSSKDLAAKKRRRSSEELEAERGDPQMAAEAKTESVDTDHKAEQSSSTAKPNGKHDKDASEAPKEDYIHVRARRGQATNSHSLAERVRREKISQRMKLLQELVPGCSKVTGKAVMLDEIINYVQSLQQQVEFLSMKLAAVNPRLDFNIESLLSKDFLQSHGGTSSAIGFSPDAVHPQMHLSQQGLVQAEISGNLNHPNAFRRAVNSMPNAWDEQLQNVMQMAAFSSNSQQPRTQ from the exons ATGGACATGAACGAAAGGGATGAATGCAGCTCGGAGAAGAATGAGCACCATTTGACTTACAGCAATGCTGGGTTTTCTTCTGGTTGGCAATTCCGGAACCCATCGGTAGGCATCGTTCCCGGTGACCAGAGAGGTTCCATGGAGGACTCCTTCAATCCCAGCCTCTGGAAGCTGTGTGAGAGTGATATGCCTGCCATTGCCAAACCAGTTCCTGCGACTTCAAGGTTCGACGACGGCTGGACTCCTTCAGATTCATCGTCCCGAGGAGGAACCTTCCTCCCGAGTGGCCCTCCGATCCTCACCCCAACCCTGTCTCACTTCCCGGCTGATTCGGCTTTCATCAAGCGAGCTGCGAGGTTCTCTTGCTTCAGTGCCGCAAGCTTGGGCGGCATGGCGACTCCTTTTGGCGCATCTCATTTGGCCGGTGCTCAGATTCACAACATCGATATCAACATGGCAAAAGATGCCTCGTTGCATGATGTTGAGCCTGGCGAAGCTGCTGTTCCCAGTGGGGTTGGGGGTGGGCATGAGAATGCAGATTCTTCCTCCAAAGACCTTGCTGctaagaaaagaagaagatcCAGCGAG GAGTTAGAAGCGGAGCGAGGAGACCCACAAATGGCTGCTGAAGCCAAGACGGAGAGTGTGGACACTGATCACAAGGCTGAGCAGAGCAGCTCCACTGCTAAGCCTAACGGGAAGCATGACAAGGATGCCTCAGAAGCACCAAAGGAAGACTACATCCATGTTCGAGCTCGGCGCGGCCAGGCAACGAACAGCCACAGTCTTGCAGAGAGA GTGAGAAGGGAGAAGATTAGCCAGAGGATGAAGCTCCTTCAGGAACTTGTTCCTGGTTGCAGCAAA GTCACAGGAAAGGCAGTAATGCTTGATGAGATCATCAACTATGTTCAATCACTGCAGCAGCAGGTTGAG TTCCTGTCGATGAAGCTTGCAGCTGTGAATCCAAGGCTGGACTTCAACATAGAATCACTTCTCTCGAAGGAT TTTCTTCAGTCTCATGGCGGGACTTCATCCGCGATTGGTTTCTCGCCTGATGCGGTTCATCCTCAAATGCATCTATCTCAACAAGGACTGGTGCAAGCTGAAATATCTGGCAATCTAAACCATCCAAATGCATTCAGAAGAGCAGTGAACTCG ATGCCCAATGCATGGGATGAACAGCTACAAAATGTCATGCAAATGGCTGCTTTCAGCAGCAACTCTCAGCAGCCAAGAACTCAATGA
- the LOC103996362 gene encoding uncharacterized protein LOC103996362 isoform X2, with the protein MWCTRFRFLSLVLVIYLVSLGDSLATAHRVVGMIEKNDDDAKGAKKVGLEITAAHRLPNITPKKSLGSTTKLNDKTSRSNSALRTRPTTTIKKSTRGNSAETLKPKAAEPFYRGSHDPFQRIGTKKPADAVTEMFNMLHKDYHTTGRRRPPINNSMPLKDPHVKH; encoded by the exons ATGTGGTGCACAAGGTTCAGATTCCTTTCCCTTGTGCTTGTGATCTACTTGGTTTCTCTTGGTGACTCCCTTGCTACTGCCCACAGAG TGGTTGGGATGATTGAGAAGAATGATGATGATGCAAAGGGTGCCAAAAAGGTTGGACTCGAGATCACAGCTGCTCACA GACTGCCAAATATCACCCCAAAGAAGTCATTGGGCTCAACAACAAAACTGAATGACaag ACATCCAGAAGCAACAGTGCACTGAGGACAAGACCAACAACCACCATCAAGAAGAGCACAAGAGGGAATTCAGCTGAGACACTGAAGCCAAAAGCAGCTGAACCATTCTACCGTGGATCTCATGATCCATTCCAGAGAATTGGAACCAAAAAACCAGCAGATGCAGTCACTGAAATGTTCAACATGCTGCACAAGGACTACCACACAACGGGCCGCCGCCGGCCTCCGATCAACAACAGCATGCCTTTGAAAGATCCCCATGTCAAACACTAG
- the LOC135645547 gene encoding amino acid transporter AVT6A-like, translating to MTIGNFSPVGNNGQRRGKRILEEEAPLLPSKQEETGESDEFNGASFAGAVFNLSTTIVGAGIMSLPATMKVLGLVPGILLIIFFAFFTEASIDMLTRFSRAGKTVSYGGVMGDAFGRTGKVLTQLCIIVNNVGVLIVYMIIIGDVLSGTSSGGNHHFGVLEGWFGQHWWTGRFFILLVSMLAVFAPLACFKRVDSLRFTSAVSVALAVVFVIITAGIAIVKLLAGSIAMPKLFPNIPDLASVWNFFTVVPVIVTAYICHYNVHPIENELEDPSQIKPVVRTSLALCSTVYLTTSFFGFLLFGEATLDDVLANFDSNLGIPYSSVLNDAVRVSYAVHLMLVFPMIFHALRLNVDGLLFPSARPLSSDNQRFAIITAVLLSVVFLAANFIPSIWDAFQFTGATAAVCIGFIFPAAITLRDPHGIATKWDKIVAIFMISLAVLSNVIAIYSDAYALFNESKASPQS from the exons ATGACTATTGGGAACTTTTCTCCCGTTGGTAACAATGGGCAGCGGAGGGGCAAAAGGATCCTCGAAGAGGAGGCTCCCCTGTTACCAAGCAAGCAGGAGGAAACTGGGGAGTCTGATGAGTTCAATGGAGCTTCCTTTGCTGGGGCTGTCTTTAACCTGTCTACTACCATAGTTGGAGCCGGGATTATGTCCCTGCCCGCCACCATGAAAGTCCTGGGGCTGGTTCCTGGGATCCTCCTTATCATATTCTTTGCTTTCTTCACGGAGGCATCGATCGACATGTTGACCAGGTTCAGCCGAGCTGGAAAAACAGTTTCATATGGAGGAGTTATGGGAGATGCATTTGGAAGGACCGGCAAGGTGCTGACTCAGTTATGTATTATCGTGAACAATGTCGGCGTGTTGATTGTATACATGATTATTATCG GTGATGTGCTTTCTGGAACATCTTCTGGTGGCAACCACCACTTTGGTGTGTTGGAAGGATGGTTTGGACAACACTGGTGGACTGGCCGGTTTTTCATTCTTCTGGTTTCTATGCTGGcagtgtttgctcctttggcatgCTTCAAGCGTGTGG ATTCACTGAGGTTCACATCTGCCGTATCAGTTGCCCTTGCAGTTGTATTTGTCATAATTACAGCAGGAATTGCTATTGTGAAATTGTTGGCTGGAAGCATTGCAATGCCCAAGTTGTTTCCAAATATCCCGGATTTGGCATCTGTCTGGAACTTCTTCACAGTTGTCCCAGTTATTGTGACTGCTTATATCTGCCATTACAATG TTCACCCTATAGAAAACGAACTTGAGGATCCTTCCCAGATAAAGCCCGTGGTGCGGACATCACTAGCACTTTGTTCCACAGTCTACTTAACCACGAGCTTCTTTGGTTTTCTACTCTTTGGTGAAGCCACACTTGATGACGTGCTGGCCAACTTTGACTCCAATCTCGGTATTCCATACAGCTCTGTCCTCAATGATGCGGTCAGAGTTAGCTATGCTGTGCACCTCATGCTTGTGTTCCCTATGATCTTCCATGCCCTCCGTCTCAATGTGGATGGCCTACTTTTTCCATCAGCCAGGCCTTTGTCTTCTGACAATCAGAGATTTGCTATAATTACGGCGGTGCTTCTGTCAGTTGTTTTCTTGGCTGCAAATTTTATTCCCAGCATATGGGATGCCTTTCAATTTACCGGTGCAACTGCCGCAGTTTGTATTGGGTTCATTTTTCCTGCTGCCATTACTCTCAG GGACCCTCATGGCATCGCAACAAAGTGGGATAAGATCGTGGCCATCTTCATGATCAGCCTTGCAGTACTGTCGAATGTCATTGCTATATACAGCGATGCATATGCTCTCTTTAATGAGAGCAAAGCCTCCCCACAGTCCTGA
- the LOC103996362 gene encoding uncharacterized protein LOC103996362 isoform X1: protein MYRATVLVVLFLAAAGLAAAAEAPAPGPSSKPEQPESAQSPAKSPASASATAPSTSTSTAPATVPATAPAAAHSPATSPASAHAPAKALSPEAATSPSNSPAAAPTPDADLDDDSDDDIPAEGPISGSPPEPSLAAAPAPEEEDALSPTTSPSGAGAPIAAGAAFAALSAAVAAVFAF from the coding sequence ATGTATCGCGCCACCGTGTTGGTCGTCCTCTTCCTGGCTGCGGCCGGCCTCGCCGCAGCCGCCGAGGCACCCGCTCCTGGGCCCAGCTCCAAGCCCGAGCAACCGGAATCGGCCCAGTCTCCGGCGAAATcccccgcctccgcctccgccaccgccccttccacctccacctccaccgccCCGGCCACCGTTCCCGCCACCGCCCCCGCCGCCGCCCATTCCCCGGCCACATCCCCCGCCTCCGCCCACGCCCCAGCGAAGGCTCTCTCTCCGGAGGCCGCCACATCGCCCTCGAACTCCCCTGCCGCGGCGCCGACCCCCGACGCCGACTTGGACGACGACAGCGACGACGATATCCCAGCTGAGGGTCCGATCTCCGGCAGCCCTCCGGAGCCATCCTTGGCTGCTGCGCCTGCACCGGAGGAGGAAGACGCGCTGAGCCCCACGACGTCGCCTAGCGGAGCAGGGGCGCCTATCGCAGCTGGTGCTGCCTTCGCCGCTCTCTCCGCCGCTGTGGCTGCCGTCTTCGCTTTCTAA